gaattaaactttttttcttctgctgctaAGGCTGTTTAGACCCTTTAAGTAGTGGGTGGAAAAGCTAGAGCCCTAAAGCAGGACGGTGTACCCAATAACCATTCTCTCATCCCTACTCCCACATGTGCTAACCTGACTTCTCTGTCCATTTGTCTTTAATTCTACTTGATAAGATTTACTACAGTTTTAATGCTTTCAATAAACTTAAGGTGGGAAAATGAGACCCCAAGAGAACTTTGTACATTTTACGAGAAATGAAAACAACGCAGAGGGACAACCGCTACATTTTCTTGTCACTGGCAATATAATGGTTcccacgtgctgggatcccagtttGATTATGAGAAACGACACGGAGGTCATGAATGGATCTCACTGTCCAGTGTGAAAGCTCTTGCAGCACCTTTAGGCCCCACAGCTTTTTCTCAAAGAGCCCACCTCCTCCCACAACAGGAGACCCATCAGACTCTTTGGGAGGGATGCTATATTCCAGCAGCGCCATTAATTCCTCTAGCTGGTAAGCAAAGGCAGCAACCTGGAGCAGAAGGGTATGGATAGCTTGATGGAAGTCACCTTCATCGGGGGTAAAATGCACCTGCTGGTCTTCTAAAAGTCTGGCCAACAGAACATGGAAGGTCCGATAAGCTTGGAGGTTCTCTTGGAGTCGCTCTGCCTCGGTCAGCTCACTCCACTGATCAGTGCTTGCCATTGGCACACCATCCACAGAGTCTAGGCTGATGTTCTTGTTCAGGCCCTGATGCTTCACCTGCAcggcaacagaaaacaaacagtCACATCTGTACATCACCCcgttctggcttcagccatccCCAGGTCTCATATAAAATCTTA
The sequence above is a segment of the Ochotona princeps isolate mOchPri1 chromosome 4, mOchPri1.hap1, whole genome shotgun sequence genome. Coding sequences within it:
- the CNTF gene encoding ciliary neurotrophic factor is translated as MAFMEHSPLIPHRRDLCSRTIWLARKIHSDLTALMESYVKHQGLNKNISLDSVDGVPMASTDQWSELTEAERLQENLQAYRTFHVLLARLLEDQQVHFTPDEGDFHQAIHTLLLQVAAFAYQLEELMALLEYSIPPKESDGSPVVGGGGLFEKKLWGLKVLQELSHWTVRSIHDLRVVSHNQTGIPARGNHYIASDKKM